In Bosea vestrisii, a single genomic region encodes these proteins:
- a CDS encoding Zn-ribbon domain-containing OB-fold protein, whose amino-acid sequence MSEAPSRPVPAPDRYVPSKPFWENAKQGRLVLQYCRDTQRFQHPPHPLSLYTGSQNVEWREVEGRGTIYAATVVRVPGPGVTGRLPLSVATVELAEGVRIIANIVDSDAGDIRIGAAVALAWDHLDGGTPYPAFRIVPVGDRGGA is encoded by the coding sequence ATGTCCGAAGCTCCAAGCCGGCCGGTTCCGGCACCAGACCGCTACGTGCCGTCCAAGCCATTCTGGGAGAACGCGAAGCAGGGTCGGCTGGTCCTGCAATACTGTCGCGACACGCAGCGCTTCCAGCATCCCCCTCATCCGCTGAGCCTCTATACAGGTAGCCAGAACGTGGAGTGGCGGGAGGTCGAGGGTAGGGGCACCATCTATGCGGCGACCGTCGTTCGCGTTCCCGGACCGGGCGTGACCGGCCGGCTGCCGCTCTCTGTCGCCACCGTCGAACTGGCTGAGGGTGTGCGCATCATCGCCAATATCGTCGATAGCGATGCGGGCGACATTCGGATCGGCGCGGCCGTGGCGCTCGCCTGGGACCATCTCGACGGCGGCACGCCATATCCCGCCTTCCGCATCGTGCCCGTGGGAGATCGAGGCGGTGCTTAG
- a CDS encoding thiolase family protein, with amino-acid sequence MSRSDIVIAGYAETKVVSQSGRSAYDFAGLALSELLAKTGIAKDEIDGLSVTLALSEGSNPFFAVYMADALGLTPSWLNAGGIGGCSATGGVARAMSAIRDGMCRIAVVMSADAPSTAFRADYGAYRPEFQDPQGVQGPPATFGLLMSRYDYQYGLDPEALGKIAITQREHALRNPNALDKFRKPLTMEDYLASRQIADPLRILDCVMYCDGANAFLVMSEEEARARGLDKFAKPTAYAELTNFGGANPKADITQTGFTDVARRVFDRSGLRPDAICMFQPYDDFTIAVLMQLESFGFCEPGAGSAFVRDTDLSFRGTLPLNTGGGQISAGQPGLASGGLNLAEAVRQLFGEGGERQVPDARNALVTGIGVIPYGRNWGCSAAMILEV; translated from the coding sequence ATGTCACGGTCAGATATCGTCATCGCCGGCTATGCAGAGACGAAAGTCGTCTCTCAGAGCGGGCGTTCCGCCTATGATTTCGCCGGGCTTGCCCTGAGCGAGCTACTGGCCAAGACAGGAATAGCGAAGGATGAAATCGACGGGCTGTCGGTCACGCTCGCTTTGAGCGAGGGCAGCAATCCGTTCTTCGCGGTCTATATGGCGGATGCGCTGGGGTTGACGCCGAGCTGGCTGAATGCCGGCGGCATCGGCGGATGCTCGGCGACCGGTGGCGTCGCCCGAGCGATGTCGGCGATCCGCGACGGCATGTGCCGCATCGCGGTCGTGATGTCGGCCGATGCGCCGAGCACGGCGTTCCGGGCGGATTACGGCGCCTATCGGCCCGAATTCCAGGATCCGCAGGGTGTGCAGGGGCCGCCGGCTACCTTCGGCCTGCTGATGAGCCGATACGATTATCAATACGGGCTCGATCCGGAGGCGCTCGGCAAGATCGCGATCACCCAGCGCGAGCATGCCCTACGCAATCCCAACGCTCTCGACAAGTTTCGCAAGCCTTTGACGATGGAGGACTATCTCGCCTCCCGGCAGATCGCCGACCCTCTGCGCATTCTCGACTGCGTGATGTATTGCGACGGAGCGAACGCGTTTCTGGTCATGAGCGAGGAGGAGGCGCGCGCGCGCGGTCTTGATAAGTTCGCCAAGCCGACCGCCTACGCCGAATTGACCAATTTCGGCGGCGCCAATCCCAAAGCCGATATCACGCAGACCGGCTTCACAGACGTCGCGAGGCGTGTTTTCGACCGCTCGGGCCTGCGTCCGGACGCGATCTGCATGTTCCAGCCCTATGACGATTTCACCATCGCCGTGCTCATGCAGTTGGAGTCCTTCGGCTTCTGCGAGCCCGGAGCAGGATCGGCCTTCGTGCGCGACACCGATCTGTCCTTCCGCGGAACTCTGCCGCTGAATACCGGCGGCGGGCAGATCTCCGCCGGCCAGCCGGGACTGGCGAGCGGCGGCCTGAACCTAGCCGAGGCGGTTCGGCAGCTTTTCGGCGAGGGCGGCGAGCGGCAGGTACCCGATGCGCGCAACGCGCTCGTAACCGGCATCGGCGTCATTCCCTACGGCCGCAACTGGGGTTGCAGCGCCGCGATGATCCTGGAGGTCTGA
- a CDS encoding ABC transporter ATP-binding protein: MSASMPIIELKNVHKSFGAFVAVEDLSLDVAEGEIVGLLGRTGAGKSTVLNLVMGTIAPESGQIRVAGFDPNAQFRELKGRIAVSFQTDRLLPWRTAVENAELGLLILGVPAAEARDRALKWLERVNLKGAEGKYVHELSGGMRQRVSLARALAVDPAIVFLDESFSQLDHATATKLRRDFYRIAKEFGKTCLFVTHRIQDAIDIADRAVVLGPGARIVLVKEMSPRLRSDTAAVKDCEAVIAQAMGGEEEEEDIASFHGGRPAS, translated from the coding sequence ATGAGCGCTTCCATGCCGATCATCGAACTCAAGAACGTGCACAAGAGCTTCGGCGCCTTTGTCGCGGTCGAGGACCTCAGCCTCGACGTAGCTGAGGGGGAAATCGTCGGGCTGCTCGGAAGAACCGGGGCGGGAAAGAGCACGGTGCTCAATCTGGTGATGGGGACGATCGCGCCCGAAAGCGGTCAGATCCGCGTCGCCGGCTTCGATCCGAACGCCCAGTTTCGTGAACTCAAAGGCCGCATCGCGGTCTCGTTCCAGACGGACCGGCTCCTGCCTTGGCGTACCGCCGTTGAGAATGCCGAGCTGGGTCTGCTGATCCTCGGTGTGCCGGCTGCCGAAGCCCGGGACAGGGCGTTGAAGTGGCTCGAGCGCGTCAATCTGAAGGGCGCGGAAGGCAAATATGTCCACGAGCTCTCCGGCGGCATGCGCCAGCGCGTCTCGCTTGCCCGGGCACTGGCGGTCGATCCCGCGATCGTCTTTCTCGACGAATCCTTCAGCCAACTCGATCACGCGACGGCCACCAAGCTGCGGCGCGATTTCTACCGGATCGCCAAGGAATTCGGGAAGACCTGCCTCTTCGTCACGCACAGGATCCAGGACGCGATCGACATAGCCGACCGCGCTGTCGTGCTCGGACCCGGCGCCAGGATCGTGCTGGTGAAGGAGATGTCGCCCCGGTTGCGGTCCGACACCGCTGCCGTAAAGGACTGTGAGGCCGTCATCGCCCAGGCCATGGGCGGCGAGGAAGAGGAAGAGGACATCGCGTCCTTCCACGGCGGCCGACCCGCGAGCTGA
- a CDS encoding ABC transporter permease encodes MSGNSVAARPIPSGPETAAGKRMKRLSANSDILATIVVVAVMVAAMQVASGYVPDYIMPSPMSILTAAHDIVFSDRMHVLVTIARLFAALGFALVVGVIIGVLMAMLPTVRPFLRAIIVIDTGIPALSWMLIAVFWFKDTETRIFFILTVILLPFYAMNVYEGIRSLPREQIDMVESFRPNRWQILRYLIMPHVVPYIFITTKSVVGYAIRMAVFAELVASAIGIGSRMSLAQSSMRIDLVFAWTFLLVIFNLVLQSVVSALEKLVLRWRPEVEVR; translated from the coding sequence ATGAGCGGCAATTCGGTTGCGGCGCGTCCGATTCCGTCGGGCCCTGAAACGGCTGCCGGCAAACGGATGAAGCGGCTGTCTGCCAATAGCGATATTCTGGCGACGATCGTCGTGGTCGCGGTGATGGTCGCGGCCATGCAGGTCGCCAGCGGCTACGTGCCGGACTACATCATGCCTTCGCCGATGAGCATTCTCACCGCGGCGCATGACATCGTCTTCAGCGACCGGATGCATGTGCTCGTCACGATCGCACGCCTCTTCGCGGCACTCGGGTTCGCGCTGGTGGTCGGCGTCATCATAGGCGTGCTGATGGCCATGCTGCCCACGGTCCGGCCGTTCCTGCGCGCCATCATCGTCATCGACACCGGCATTCCCGCCCTGTCCTGGATGTTGATCGCTGTCTTCTGGTTCAAAGATACCGAAACGCGGATATTCTTTATCCTCACGGTTATTCTGCTACCTTTCTACGCAATGAACGTTTACGAAGGTATTCGTTCATTGCCGAGAGAGCAGATCGACATGGTCGAGAGCTTCAGGCCCAATCGCTGGCAGATCCTGCGCTATCTGATCATGCCTCATGTGGTGCCCTACATCTTCATCACGACGAAATCGGTCGTTGGCTACGCCATCCGGATGGCCGTCTTCGCCGAACTCGTGGCATCGGCGATAGGCATCGGCTCGCGCATGAGCCTTGCCCAGTCGAGCATGCGCATCGATCTTGTCTTCGCTTGGACCTTCCTCCTGGTGATCTTCAACCTTGTCCTGCAGTCGGTCGTATCAGCCTTGGAGAAGCTGGTCCTGCGCTGGCGGCCGGAAGTGGAGGTACGGTAA